Genomic window (Prosthecochloris aestuarii DSM 271):
TCTGCTGACAGAGAGTTGAGCAGCGCGTTCGAGGGCCTGGTCTATGTGACTGAAGACATTTTCTTTACCGATTTCCTTCAGAAGGCCGTACTGTTTAAGGGCGGCAAGGGGTTCAGGATGGATTCCCGAGATGACAGTCTGAGTTCCGCGTTTTTTGCTGTCCGAGACCAGTTCCCTGAGCATGTTGAGCCCGGTTGCGTCGATGACTGGAACATTGCGCATCCGCAAAATCCTTACACTTGGCGGCTTTTCGATGATCAGCATGGACTCTTTGAACTTGGCGGCTGCTCCGAAAAAGAATGGTCCGTTGATTTCGTAGACTTCAACCCCGTCAGGAATGGTTCGTGTGATAATGGTATTGGGATCGTCACTCTCTTCTTCGCGGTCTTTGAGCTCACGGGTGATGACTTCGATATTGGTAATGCCGGACATTCGCTGCATGAAGAGGATGACTGCGAGCAGAAGCCCGACTTCGATAGCGATGGTGAGATCGAAGATGATGGTAAGTCCGAACGTGGTCATCAGGACGATGATATCGCTTTTCGGACTTTTGAGCAGCCTTAGAAAGACGTGGTATTCGCTCATGTTCCACGCGACGACAATGAGGATGGCTGCAAGGGTTGCCATAGGAATAAGCTTTGCCCAGCTTGCAAAAAGGAGCATGATGCAAAGCAGCGTCAGCGCATGGACGATGCCGGCGACCGGGGTTCTGCCACCGTTTTTGACGTTGGTAGCCGTACGAGCTATGGCACCGGTGACAGGAATTCCACCGAAAAGCGGCGAGGCGATGTTGGCTACACCCTGGGCTATCAGTTCCATATTGGATTTATGGCGTCCACCTATCATTCCATCGGAGACGACTGCGGAGAGCAGGGCTTCGATT
Coding sequences:
- a CDS encoding SulP family inorganic anion transporter, with translation MYKPKLFVLLRELNRERLMNDIVSGILVGIVALPLAIAFAIASGVSPEKGLITAVIGGFLVSLLGGSRVQIGGPTGAFIVIIYSIVQQYGVNGLMLATIMAGIILVFMGLAQFGSLIKFIPYPVIVGFTSGIAVIIFSTQIKDFLGLDTGTLPPDFLDKWATYIAHISTVHLPTFLIGLLSLSIILLWPKVSRKIPGSIIAIIATTTMVQLLHLDVATIETRFGDIPSTIAMPSIPVFDLATIQQLIMPATTIAILAAIEALLSAVVSDGMIGGRHKSNMELIAQGVANIASPLFGGIPVTGAIARTATNVKNGGRTPVAGIVHALTLLCIMLLFASWAKLIPMATLAAILIVVAWNMSEYHVFLRLLKSPKSDIIVLMTTFGLTIIFDLTIAIEVGLLLAVILFMQRMSGITNIEVITRELKDREEESDDPNTIITRTIPDGVEVYEINGPFFFGAAAKFKESMLIIEKPPSVRILRMRNVPVIDATGLNMLRELVSDSKKRGTQTVISGIHPEPLAALKQYGLLKEIGKENVFSHIDQALERAAQLSVSRGPDK